One genomic window of Plasmodium falciparum 3D7 genome assembly, chromosome: 10 includes the following:
- a CDS encoding early transcribed membrane protein 10.1, protein MKISKILFFFVAIIAVKLFIPGYVLGGSSGSGGVKKLTDAQKKKKNIIIFSSVASVLAALIGAGVGFGIYYKNHKSDNKDEGNDKKGSNDSKNKSQEGSTPLLTAKA, encoded by the coding sequence ATGAAAATTTCAaagattttatttttcttcgtTGCTATCATAGCagttaaattatttatccCAGGATATGTTTTAGGAGGTAGTAGTGGATCAGGTGgcgtaaaaaaattaacagaTGCtcaaaagaagaagaagaatattataatattttcttccgTAGCTTCTGTTCTCGCTGCCTTAATAGGTGCTGGTGTAGGTTttggaatatattataagaatcATAAATCCGATAACAAAGATGAaggaaatgataaaaaaggaaGCAATGATTCTAAAAACAAATCACAAGAAGGAAGCACACCACTTTTAACTGCTAAAGCTTAA
- a CDS encoding exported lipase 2 has translation MLNFRRWSSIICKELMIKINIKSNEYKLFSIYFKNDKKNTKNCLVPTVSKRITMTVLGMIYLLIKDVALIEHKKISQLKIVDRYTRKLAEALKDDERFEKLLLSNDIYDKTGNKSNVNDHENVKEETLSDVNYDNNEDELSSHIPDVNYDNNEDELSSHIPYVNYDIIKRLIYDDSKKYYLNEKNKEEIRNAEKKFKNILNEEKHDKDDYIIFDDGNPEVHFFTNKDNMKIARYAWYIPNAKAHIFALHGITSHLRNEYLNYYGRPKWVNEKRNTNGGDIKNENGSTKKGKCESCDINELKKNVKSENASLKSASAHSIMSDTEKKKNNLKKNVHSESSVSEMNFKTHIDDTKVLLIDESDNNENVDSNLYYCSYCGLSDYCNCGERTLSYENSWIQKFNDNQFSFFGIDNQSHGLSDGFKDERCFVDDFENFVLDAVQGLEIFIKELKEKNDVKPIIIMGTSMGGCIALKMFEYIHKLNKEWKSQIKSLVLISPMISVERQKSKFTNRILISIGNILKGFHPLLTLDVKEGGSKYPWIKYDSEIDPFQYSEGLKVGMASECVKGADNCMKHNILKYIDKSNVDIMILQSKYDVTVDPTGTVNFMKKMIDLYNSKIDKNSNNNKDINDTKNKKNVERTNLKGFNKNKEKKQVSADDKDVSNSSELLDLDNEPCKHLEDYTVLEGNELEPDKHLWKSCNHGYYKNFKKKIKSEKNNKNDSDKEDKKFKHLSAHILNYGAHSLACEPETAESVDILVNWLNNIYP, from the exons ATGCTCAATTTTAGGAGGTGGAGTTCAATTATATGTAAAGagttaatgataaaaattaatataaaatcaaatgaatataaactTTTCTCtatttatttcaaaaatgataagaaaaatacAAAGAATTGTTTAGTTCCTACCGTATCTAAACGTATTACTATGACAGTTCTAGGAATGATTTATTTGTTAATTAAA GATGTTGCATTAATTGAACATAAAAAGATATCACAGTTGAAAATTGTTGATAGATATACGAGGAAATTAGCTGAAGCTTTAAAAGATGATGAAAGATTTGAAAAATTGTTATTGAGTAacgatatatatgataaaacaGGAAACAAATCAAACGTCAATGATCATGAGAATGTTAAGGAGGAAACACTTAGTGAtgttaattatgataataatgaagatgaaTTAAGTAGTCATATTCCAGAtgttaattatgataataatgaagatgaaTTAAGTAGTCATATTCCATATGTTAATTATGATATTATCAAACGTTTGATTTATGATGATAgtaagaaatattatttgaatgaaaaaaataaggaagAAATAAGAAATGCTGAaaagaaatttaaaaatatattaaatgaagagAAACATGATAAAgatgattatataatatttgatgATGGTAATCCAGaagttcatttttttactaataaagataatatgaaaatagcTAGATATGCTTGGTATATTCCAAATGCTAAAGCTCATATATTTGCCCTACATGGAATTACTTCACACTTAagaaatgaatatttaaattactATGGTAGACCTAAATGGGTAAACGAAAAAAGGAATACAAATGGAggggatataaaaaatgagaatGGAAGTACAAAAAAGGGTAAGTGTGAATCTTGTGATATTAACGAATTgaagaaaaatgtaaaatcaGAAAATGCCTCCCTCAAAAGTGCATCTGCACATTCTATTATGAGTGATAcggaaaagaagaaaaataatttaaagaaaaatgtcCATTCAGAAAGTTCAGTTAGTGAAATGAATTTTAAAACACATATTGATGATACGAAGGTATTGCTAATTGATGAaagtgataataatgaaaatgttgatagtaatttatattattgttcatattgtgGTCTTAGTGATTATTGTAATTGCGGGGAACGAACATTATCATATGAAAATAGCTGGATACAAAAATTTAACGATAAtcaattttcattttttggtATTGATAATCAATCTCATGGTTTATCAGATGGGTTCAAAGATGAACGTTGTTTTGTCGATGATTTTGAAAACTTTGTTTTAGATGCTGTTCAAGGTttagaaatatttataaaagagttgaaagaaaaaaatgatgtaaaaccaataataattatgggTACGTCTATGGGTGGTTGTATAGCTTTAAAAATGTTtgaatacatacataaattaaataaagaatgGAAGTCACAGATTAAAAGTTTAGTACTTATTTCTCCTATGATTAGTGTGGAGAGACAGAAAAGTAAATTTACTAATAGAATTTTAATAAGTATAGGTAATATACTTAAGGGATTCCATCCTCTTCTAACGCTTGATGTAAAAGAAGGTGGTTCAAAATATCCATGGATTAAATATGATTCTGAAATCGATCCTTTTCAATATTCTGAAGGATTAAAAGTTGGAATGGCGTCCGAATGTGTAAAAGGTGCTGATAATTGTATGAAACATAATattctaaaatatatagataaaagTAATGTTGATATTATGATTCTGCAGTCAAAATATGATGTGACGGTTGATCCTACAGGTACTgttaattttatgaaaaaaatgatagaTTTATACAACAGTAAAATTGACAAAAATtcgaataataataaggatattaatgatacaaaaaataaaaagaatgtaGAAAGAACTAATTTAAAaggatttaataaaaataaagagaaGAAACAAGTATCAGCTGATGACAAGGATGTATCTAATTCTAGTGAATTATTGGATTTGGATAATGAGCCATGTAAGCATTTAGAAGATTATACAGTTTTAGAAGGTAATGAATTAGAACCTGACAAACATTTATGGAAATCATGTAATCATGGatattataagaattttaaaaagaaaataaaatccgaaaaaaataataaaaatgattctGATAAGGAAGACAAGAAGTTTAAACACTTAAGTGCTCACATATTAAATTATGGTGCTCATAGTTTAGCATGTGAACCAGAAACAGCAGAAAGTGTTGATATTTTAGTTAATTGgcttaataatatatatccataa